One region of Cucurbita pepo subsp. pepo cultivar mu-cu-16 unplaced genomic scaffold, ASM280686v2 Cp4.1_scaffold000376, whole genome shotgun sequence genomic DNA includes:
- the LOC111785127 gene encoding extensin-1-like, which produces MGSHLNKVLSTILLALILSVLPPATSSDDTCPYPCYPPPTGTGYPATPATLTPPSQTDSGSYSPPAYYSPPAAYYPYNPPPYDGDSFDGITPPPPDPILPYFPYYYKKPPHKPEDESGGTAVSEIGAF; this is translated from the coding sequence ATGGGTTCACACCTAAACAAGGTTCTCTCCACAATCCTCCTGGCCTTGATCCTTTCCGTCCTTCCGCCGGCGACTAGCTCCGACGACACCTGCCCATATCCCTGCTACCCTCCACCAACCGGCACCGGCTATCCCGCCACTCCGGCCACTCTAACTCCACCGTCGCAAACAGACTCAGGCTCCTACTCTCCTCCAGCGTACTACTCTCCGCCGGCTGCATATTACCCATATAACCCGCCGCCGTACGATGGCGACAGCTTCGACGGCATCACTCCACCGCCACCGGATCCGATTCTGCCGTACTTCCCTTACTATTACAAGAAGCCTCCTCACAAACCGGAGGATGAATCCGGTGGTACCGCCGTGTCGGAGATCGGAgctttt